CGCGGACGCGGCCATGTGTGGCGAGGTCGGTCAGTTCTCGTAACGCGGGAACACGGGTGACGGCTTCGGCAGCGCGGTTCCCGCCGCCAGGCGGGTGGCGACGGCGCTGAACTGACGGTCGTCGCCGACCGCGAGCAGGTCGAGGACCTTGTTCGACGACTCCGGCATCACCGGCTGACTCAGTACCGCGACGATGCGCACGACCTCGGCGCACACGTAGAGCACGGTGCCGGTGCGGTCGAGGTCGGTCTTCGCGAGCTTCCACGGCTCTTGCGCGGAGATGTACCGGTTGGTCTCTGCCAGCGTCGACCACAGTGCCTCGAGCCCGAGGTGGATGGCCTGGTTGTCGAAGTGCTCGCGGACGGTGCCGAGCAGCGAGTCGGCCCGGTCCAGCAGGGCCTTGTCGGTGTCGGTCAGATCGGCGACCGCCGGGACCACGCCGTCGAAGTACTTGCCGATCATCGACAGGGTGCGCTGGGCGAGGTTGCCGAACTCGTTGGACAGGTCGGCGTTGATGCGCGACACGATCGCCTCGGTGGAGTACGACCCGTCCTGGCCGTAGGACACCTCGCGCAGGAAGAAGTAGCGCACCGGGTCGAGGCCGAACTCGTCGATGAGGTTCTCCGGGTCGACGACGTTGCCGACCGACTTGGACATCTTCTCGCCCTTGTTGAACAGGAAGCCGTGCGCGAACACCCGCTTGGGCAGTTCGACGCCCGCGCTCATCAGGAACGCCGGCCAGTACACGCAGTGGAACCGGATGATGTCCTTGCCGATGATGTGCAGGTCGGCGGGCCAGAAACGCTCGAAGGTCGCCGCGTCGTCGGGGAAGCCGACACCGGTGAGGTAGTTGGTCAGCGCGTCCACCCACACGTACATGACGTGCTCGGGATGGTCGGGGACCGGGACACCCCAGTCGAACGTCGTGCGCGACACCGACAGGTCGGTCAGCCCGCCCTTGACGAAGCTGATGACCTCGTTGCGGCGGACGTCGGGACCGATGAAGTCGGGCTGCGCCTCATACAGCTCGAGGAGCTTGTCCTGGTAGGCCGAGAGCCGGAAGAAGTAGGTCTCCTCCTCGGTCCAGGTCACCACGTGTCCGGTGTCGGAGGCGACGCGCTCGCCGGCGTCGTTGATCTCGGTGTCGGCCTCGGCGTAGAAGGTCTCGTCGCGGACGTCGTACCAGCCGGAGTACTTGTCGAGGTAGATGTCACCGCGGTCGCTCATCCGCTTCCACAGTTCCTCCGACGCCCTCTTGTGGTCCTCGTCGGAGGTACGGATGAAACGGTCGAAGCTCGAGCCCAGGCGTTCCTGCAACGACTGGAAGCGGTCGGAGTTCCGGTTGGCGAGCTCAGCGGTGGGGATGCCCTCGGCCTGCGCGGTCTGCTGCATCTTCTGCCCGTGGACGTCCGTGCCGGTCAGGAACCGGACGTCGAATCCGTCGAGGCGCTTGAACCGTGCGAGAGCATCGGCGGAGATGTACTCGTAGGCGTGCCCGATGTGCGGTGCGCCGTTGGGATACGCGATCGCGGTGGTGAGGTAGTACGGCCGCCCCGCACCGTACGAGGTGCCGTCCTCGGCCGGGCCGGACAGATCAGGGCTGGTCAGATCGGGTGCCATAGTGCTCCACAGAGTACCGACCGGCAGCCGCCGACAGCCAATCGCGGGTCGGCCCCGCTCACCGGGATCGGAACGACCCGATCGCCCGTGCGGTACGGGCGACCGTCTCGTCGGCATCGTCGGCCAGCTCGGTCAGGGTCCTCGACGCCGCATCGCCGGTGATCTCCGCCAGTGCCTGGACCAGGCGCAGCCGCACCGACGGGTCCGGATCGGCGCCGAGGCGGTCCACGAGCCGGGCGACGATCCCGCCGTTGTCGTCCTGCGCCGCCAGGATCTCGGCGGCCTCGACATCGCGGTCCCCGGCGGCGACGAGTTCGACGAGGACGTCCACCGCGGTGTCGACGCCGCGACGGCCGAGGGTGAGGGCTACCGTTCGCCGGACCGCGGGGTCGGGGTCGGTCAACGACGCCTCGAGCACCGCGGTGGCCCGGGCGTCGTCGATCGCGGTGAGTGCGGTGGTCACGCGTCGCCGCACCGTCGCGTCGCCATCGGTGAGCCGGGCGGCGAGCTGGTCGAGCGCTCCCGGAGTCTGCGCCAGCGCCCAGCGGAGCGCGCCGGCGACGTTCTCGTCGGATTCGGCGAGCAGGGCGTCGGTCAGCGCCTCGGCGGACAATCCGGCCTCGCCTGCCCGCAGCGCCGCGCGCTGGCGGTGGGCGGGGTGTTCGGAGTGCACCGCACGGAGCAGGCCGACCACGTCGAGCACAGCCGGCCAGTCGTCGGCGCCGGTCACCCGGATCTGTTGCAGTCGATTCAGCAACCGGGCGTCGGCGGCCATCCGATCCCTGGTGTCCTGGATCAGCTTCTCCATCAACGCGTCCGGCGCAAAGGACGGATCGTCGAGGGCGCGGCCGACGTCGCGCAGCGACAACCCCAGCGACCGCAGGCTTTCCACGTGCAGCAGACGTTCGATGTCGGCGTCGGAGTACTCGCGGTAACCGCCCGTCGTGCGGCCGGTCGGCCGGACGAGGCCGAGGGCGTCGTAGTGACGCAGCATCCGGGTGCTGACACCCGAACGCCGCGCCACCTCGCCGATCAGCACGGCGGACTCGAATCCTCCACGGACGCACAGGTGTTCGTCATCCGCGTGGCGTGCTCGAGCGCGGAGGCGAAGTCGCTGTCCGGGTCGTCGAGAAGTCGCGCGGTGGCCTCGGCATGCGCACGGACCCTGGGCTCCCGATGGCGACGAGCCGTGGCGAGCGCGTCGAGGGACGCCTCACCCAGGGCGGCCAGCGCCCGACTCAGGCTGCGCTGCACGTCGATCGGGCCTCGCCCGAGTTCCCGGGCCAGTTCGCCCGCGAGTGCCGGCTCCTCGCCCGATGGGACGAGGGCCACCGCGGCGCGCCATGCGGTCCGGGCGACCTCGGGATCGGCGTCGTGCAGCAGAGCTGTGGTGACGGCCGGCCACGCGGACCGGTCGCCGACCTTCGACAGCGTGTGCAGCGCCTGGCTGCGGGCCTGCGGCAGGTCCGAGACCAGCTCGCCGACGAGCCGCGGCACGGTCACCTCCGCAGGAAGCCTGGTCAGCGCCCATGTCAGCATGTCCCGGACGAAGAAGTCTTCTTCGACGCCGCAGCGCGCGACCAGATCGCCGGTCAGAAGCGGGTCCGGCTGGGTGCCCGCCGCCAGCGCCGCACGCAGACGCGTCGACGGGTCGGGTGCGTGCAGTGCGGCCGTGATCGTCTGGGTCATCGTCAACACCTCCTCGCACCCACTACAGACCCTGTCACAGTGTGAAGGTCAAGAAGTGTGATGACGAGGTGTCGAGGTCTGCTCAGATCTCGCGACGGTAGGGCTCGCAACCGGGAGGCGCCTTGGGCGGTTCCCGATACTCGAGGTCGGGGATCTTCATGCTCACCGGTGCCGACGTGAGGGTGAACTTCTCGCCGTGGTGCGAGAGGTCGATCGGCGGTCCGGACAGCAAACGGTAGGTGGCGTGTTCCTTGTCCACCGCGACCACGAACTTCGACTCCCGCACGATCATGCGGAACGACATGTACGTCAACCGGCTCGGCAACCGCGGCGCGAAGGTGATCTGCCCGCCGAAGTCGCGCATGCCGCCGAAACCGGCGACACAGTCGGTCCACGCGCCGGCGAGCGCGGCGATGTGCAGGCCGCTGTTGACGTTGTTGTGCAGGTCGTGAAGATCGGTGAACACCGACTCGGCAAGGAGGTCGTAGGCGAGGTCGAGGTAGCCGACCTCGGCCGCGGTGACCGCCTCACAGCACGCCGACAGCGACGAGTCGCGCACGGTGATCGGATAGTAGTAGTCGAAGTTGCGGAGCTTCTGTTCGGCGGTGAACGAATCGCCGAACAGGTAGGTCGCATAGACCAGGTCGGCCTGCTTGACGACCTGTTTGCGGTAGAGGTCGTAGTACGGATAGTTCAACAGCAACGGGTAGCGACCGACCGAGGACTCGAAATCCCAAGCGCCGAGCAGCGTGAAGGACTCGCACTGCTGATGCACCCCCAGTGCCTCGTCATAGGGGATAGACATGTCGTCCGCGCACGATTCCCAGTGTGCCGCTTCGGCTGTCGTCACCCCGAACTGTTCGGCGAGGTCGGGGCGGCGGTGGACCGCCGCCACCGCGTCGCGCAGGTTCTGCTGCGCTGCGAGGTTGGTGAAGACGTTGTTGTTGACCACCGCCGTGTACTCGTCGGGCCCGGTCACGCCGTCGATCCGGAACTTGCCGTTGACGTCGTGATGGCCGAGACCCGCGAACAACCGGGCGGTCTCCACGAGAAGTTCGACGCCGCACTCGGTTTCGAACTGTTCGTCGTCGGTGGCGCGCAGGTAGCGGGCGGTGGCGTTGGCGATGTCGGCGGACACGTGCACACCGGCCGTGCCCGCGGGCCAGTAGCCCGAACACTCGTCGCCGTTGATCGACCGCCACGGGAACATCGCGCCGCGCTGGCCGAGTTCGGCGGCGCGGGCCTTCGCCTTGTCCATGGTGGCGTGACGCCAGCGGAGTTCCTCGCCGGCCGCGGCGGGCACCGTGTAGGTGAGCATCGGCAGGATGAAACTCTCGGTGTCCCAGAAGGTGTGGCCGTCGTAACCGGGACCGGTGAGTCCCTTGGCCGGGATCGCGCGTGACTGCCCGCGGGCGCCGGCCTGCAGGACATGGAACAGCGCGAACCGAACCGCCTGCTGGAGTTCGGGATCGCCGTCGAGCTCGATGTCGGCGTCGCGCCAGAAATCCTCGAGGTAGCGGACCTGATCGGCCTTAAGCGAGTCCCAGCCGGTCTCCATCGCCATGGCCAGCGCCGCGTCGACCTGTGCGCGTAGCGCCGGGACCGAGCGTCGGGCCGACCAGCCGTAACCCATGTACTTGGTGAGGGTCAGGCTCTTGCCCTTCGGCACGTTCGCGGCGATGGTGAGGCGGGCGAGGTCGCCGTCGGCGCGGATGAAGGTGTCGGCCTTGTCCGGGAAGTAGATCTCGTGATCCATGCCGGCGGCGATGTGCAGACCGGACTGCTTGGTGTGGTGGACCAGCATGCCCCAGTAGTTGCGGCAGGTCGCGAGGTCCGACACCAGCGGGGCGTCGAGTGCGGCGGCGAGACGCGGGTCGTTGCCGGGCGCCGGGACCGGCTCGTTGGCCAGGAGGTCGGACTGCAGGACGAGTTTCATGTCCTCGTCGACGGGTTCCACCTCGTAGCGGATGGCTGCGATGGTGCGTTTGGTGAACGAGACGAGACGTTCGGACTTGATGCGCACGGTGCGCCCGGTGGGGGACGTCCAGAGGGTGTGGCGACGCAGTGTGCCGGTTCGGAAGTCGAGCGTCCGTTCGTGTTCTTCGGTACGGCCGTACCGAAGGTCCATCGGCTCGTCCTCGACGAGCAGTCGGATGATCTTGCCGTCGGTCACGTTCACGACCGTCTGGCCCGATTCCGGGTAGCCGTAACCGCTCTCCGCGTAGGGGAGACCGCGCAACTCGTAGAAGCCGTTGAGGTAGGTGCCCGGATGATCGACCGGTTCGCCCTCCTCGAAGGTGCCGCGTAAACCGATGTGCCCGTTGGACAACGCGAACAACGTCTCGGTGCGGCCGAGCATGTCGAGGTCGACTCCGCCGCTCCACTTGAGCTGCCACGGGTGGATCTCGAACCCGTGTGGCTTGTCCGCGCTCATGCGGGCAGCAATTCGTCGAGATCGTTGACGACGATGTCGGCGCCGGCGGCGCGCATCGCCTCGGCCTGCCCCCCGCCGACACGATCTATGCCCACGACGTAGCCGAATTTGCCTGCGCTACCGGCCTGTACGCCGGAGATGGCGTCCTCGAAGACCGCGGCCGCAGCGGGTTCGACGCCCATCAGTTCGGCTCCCAGGAGATAGGAGTCGGGAGCGGGTTTGCCGTTGAGGCCACGCGCGGCGATCTCGAGACCGTCGACGCGGACCTCGACGAATCCCGACAGGTCGGCAGCTTCGAGCACTGGTCCTCCATTCTTCGACGACGTCACGACCGCGATGCGCAGACCGGCATCGCGTGCCGCGTTGAGGTACCGCACCGAACCGGGGTAGGCATGACCCCCGTCTTCGGCGAGGCTGACGAGAAACATGTCGTTCTTGCCGTTCCCGATCGCGGCCACGGTCGCGGGGTCGACGTCGGTGATCCCACGCGACGCCAGGAAGGCCCGTACCCCGTCCTCACGGGGACGCCCGTCGACATAGTCGAGGTAGTCCTGGTCGGTGAACTCCACGAAGCCGGGCGCGTCCACGCCGCCCGCGCGATCGGCGAGGAAGGCGTCGAACGTCTTCTTCCAAGCCTTGCGGTGGAGTACCGCGGTCTCGGTGAGGACCCCGTCGAGATCGAAGAGCGCGACAGTGATCACTTCTGGCAATCCCAACACGATTCGCAACGCTACCCGCCTGAGTCGGGTAAGGCGCGATAAGCGCGATAGCGCGCGTCAGGCGGAGCTGACCGACTGGGCGCCGGGCGCCGGTGAACGGCCGCCGTCCCAGAAACCGATGGATTCCAGCTGTGCGATCAGGCGGTCGCGTGCGTCCTCGAAGGCGGCGACGATCTCGGCCTTGATGCCGGCGGTATCGCCCTCGCGCAGCAGTTCGATGAGTCGCCGGTGGCTGGCCGCGGCGGACAGGCCCCACTCCGTGTCGCTCGAATACAGCTGCAGCGGATTGTATTTGCTGGCCGAGTACTGGAACCAGGCGAGTTTCTTGCTCTCGGCCATCAGGTGCACCTTGCGGTGGAAGGCGAACTCCGCGGACAGCACCTGGTCGGCTCGCCCGGAGTCGACGGCAGTCTCGAGGTCGTCGACGAGCGCAGCCAGTTCGCCCAGATGTTCGTTCAGATGCGGGTTCTGGGCGGCATGACTCGCGAGGCGTGCGGAGAGTTCGGCCTGCATCCAGAAGATGTCGACGATGTCGCCGCGGGTGAGCGTCTCGACGATGAAGCCGCGGTGCAGGGACTGCTTGACGAGTCCCTCGCCGCGGAGGGTCGCGAGCGCCTCGCGGACCGGGGTGACGCTGCACCCGAGTACCGATGCGGTCTCGTCGAGCCGGACGAAGTCTCCCGGCCGCAGGACACCGGTCATGATGCGGGTGCGCAGGTAGTCGGCCACCTCGACGGCCAGCTGTGTCCTGTGTAGTGGTCCCGGGGGCATCGATTGTTCCGTCCGTTCGCGTCGGTCAATCGACCTTAACCGGCGCGGGACCCTACTGGCCGGTCCACTTCGCCGGAAATCCCGTGGCTTGTGCGTGAACCCCGATGAGACGATGACGACATGACTCGTCGTTTCGCTCAGGTCGATGTGTTCTCGTCCACCGGCACCGAGGGCAATCCCGTGGCGGTGGTCGTCGATGGCGGTGGCCCCGGTGCTCCCATCGCGGAGGACCGGATGGCGGCCTTCGCGCGCTGGACCAACCTCTCGGAGACCACCTTCGTGCTGCCGCCGACCGATCCGGCCGCCGACTACAAACTGCGGATTTTCACGCCGGGCGGGGAGCTGCCGTTCGCCGGCCACCCGACCCTGGGGTCCGCGCATGCCTGGCTGACCTCGGGTGGACGGCCGAAGGGTGAGGACGTCGTGCAGGAATGCGGCGTCGGACTCGTCCGTATCCGCCGATCGGGCCCACGGCTGGCCTTCGCGGCGCCGCCGCTGCGCCGGTCGGGGCCGGTCGATGCCGACACCGTCGACGAGGTCGTGGCGGCGCTCGGCGTCGATCCCGGTGAGGTGCTCGCGGCGGAATGGGTCGACAACGGTCCCGAGTGGATGGTGATCCAGCTGGGATCGGGGGAGCGGGTGCTCGAGGTCCGCCCCGACATCCCCGCCCTCGGCCGTCACGAGGTCGGCCTGCTCGGTCTCTACTCGTCGGGCGACGTCTTCGCCGAGGTCCGCGCTTTCGTCCCGGGCATCGGCGTTCCCGAGGACCCGGTCACCGGCAGCCTCAACGCGGGGATCGCGACCTGGCTCCGATCAACCGGGCAGGCGCCGGAGAGTTATGTCGCCGCCCAGGGTGCGGCCATCGGTCGTGCCGGTCGCGTCCACGTCCACGACGACGGTGAGAACATCTGGGCCGGTGGCGACACCGCGACCGTGATCGAGGGCACAGTCGCGCTGTAGTCCGGCACGAGACGTCTGCGGTCTGTGCCAAGGTGATTGGCATGAGCGACGCCAGCGACGCCGCAGCCGGACCCCCGACCGGAGCCACCGCCGACGCTCCTGCCGAGACCCTGAGCAACAAGGCGGCCAAGAAGCGCCGCCGGCGTGAGCCGCCGCCGGACCCGACGCCGTTGCCGGGCCTCGTCGACGCCCACACCCACCTCGCGGCGTGCGGCGGGCGGGATGCCGAGTCGGTCCGCGCCATCCTCGACCACGCGCAGGCGGTCGGCGTCGACCAGGTGGTGACGGTTGCCGACGACATGGTCGACGCCCGCTGGGCGGTCGCCGCGGCGGAGTGGGACGACCGGGTCTATGCGGCCGTCGCACTGCATCCGATGCATGCGGGCGACCTGAACGACGAGACCGCCGCCGAACTCGAGCAGATGGTCCGTCATCCGCGGGTCGTCGCGGTGGGTGAGACGGGACTGGACTACTACTGGCCGGGTAAGTCCGACGACTGCGCGTCGCCGGAGGTCCAGCACGAGACGTTCCGATGGCACATCGATCTCGCGAAGCGGGTCGGCAAGCCGCTGATGATCCACAACCGGGAGGCCGACCGGGATCTGCTGGACATCCTGGCCGCCGAAGGTGCTCCCGAGACCGTGATCATGCATTGCTTCTCCGGTGACCGGAACGTTGCCCGAGAATGCGTCGACCGCGGGTACATCTTGAGTTTTGCCGGGACTGTGAGCTTCGCCAATGCCGACGAGCTGCGCGTCGCGGCCGAATTGGTGCCCGACGAACAGATCCTGGTCGAGACCGACGCGCCGTTCCTGACGCCGCATCCCTACCGTGGCCAGCCGAATCAGTCGTACTGCCTCCCCTACACGGCGCGGGCGATCGCCGAGGTCAGAGGGGTGTCCGAAGAGGGGATGGCCCGTCTGTTAGGCATCAATGCGCGGCGCGCCTACAACATCCCTTTGCCATAATCTGGCCGGTTCGTTATCGTACTGTGATCCCGCTCGGCCAGAGCGATACATCCGGCTCTCAGCGGTTCACGCTTGCGATGCTCACGCATCCCGAACAGCTCGGATGGTCTTCCGGTCGCGGCGGCGCCTTGTTCCCGACCAGATTGTTGTGCCTTGCCTTCTCTGCCTCCCTCAGTCTCGCCCACGTCGGTCTTCTCCAAGATCAACGGGACCGATTCCCTGCGTGCCCGCCTGGCGGTGGGAGCCGTCTGCGCGACCGTTGCCGCCGGTGGTGTCATGGGCGTCGCGATGCACAAGACCGTCACCATCGACGTCGACGGGCAGACCCGTCAGGTCTCCACGATGGCGATGTCGGTGGAGAGCCTGCTCGAGTCCGAGGGTCTCGCCCCGGCCGACGGTGACAAGGTCAACCCGTCGCTCGACTCCGGTTTCGGCGAGGGCCAGACCATCAAGGTCAACCGTCTGAAGAAGCTCACTCTCGACATCGAGGGCAAGCGCGAGACCATCATCACCAACGCGTCCACCGTGGACCAGCTGCTAGAGGAGCGGGGCCTGGAGCACGCCGCCGAGGAAGCCGACTTCGGCACCGAGGAGCTGCCCGTCGACGGCGGCAAGATCGACGTCGCGCTCCCCAAGCCGGTGCAACTGGTCGACGGCCCGGCCAAGAAGCGTCCGGTGGTCGCCGCCCACACCGTCAAGGACCTCCTGGAGGCACTCGGTACGCCACTCGGCGCCGAGGACAAGGTCGTCCCGGCCGCCGACACCGAGGTCACCCCGGACCTGAAGATCATCGTCACGCGCATCAAGACCGAGGACGTCACCGTCACCGAGCCGGTCGCCCCGCCGGAGATCAAGAAAGAAGATCCCACCCTCGTCCGCGACCGCAAGGTCGTCGAGAAGAAGGGCACCCCCGGTGAGGCGCGGGTGACGTATAAGGTCACCAAGGTGAACGGACGAGTCGTGAAGCGCGACAAGTTGACGAGCGAGGTGCTCAGCGAGCCCGTCGCCGCCACCGTCCGCATCGGCACCAAGCCGGGAGCACCGTTCGTCCCGCCGGGCTCCGTCTGGGACGCCCTCGCGCAGTGCGAGGCCACCGGCAACTGGGCCATCAACACCGGCAACGGGTTCTACGGCGGCGTCCAGTTCGACCAGAACACCTGGGAGCGCTGGGGCGGCCTCGAGTACGCACCGCGCGCCGACCTCGCCACCCGCGAAGAGCAGATCGCGATCGCCAAGAAGACCCAGGCCGCGCAGGGCTGGGGCGCATGGCCGTCGTGCACGTCCAAGTTGGGCCTGCGCTGAACGACGACACGCCAGGCGACGCACCGCGACTGCTCGGACCCGCGCAGATCCGCGAGCTCGCCGCCGAGGTCGGTGTCCGGCCGACCAAGACACTGGGTCAGAACTTCGTCCATGACGCGAACACCGTGCGCCGGATCGTCACGGCCTCCGGCGTCGGTTCCCAGGACGTCGTCCTCGAGGTCGGCCCCGGACTCGGGTCGCTGACCCTCGCCCTTCTCGGCACGGCCGGCCGGGTCGTCGCGATCGAGATCGATCCGATTCTGGCGCAACGGATTCCGCAGACCGTCGCTGAGTACGCACCGGCGCAGAGCGCCGACTTCGACGTCGTGCTCGCCGACGCCCTGCAGGTGACCCGCGACGACCTGCCCGTCGTGCCGACGGCTCTCGTCGCCAACCTCCCGTACAACGTCTCGGTCCCGGTGCTGCTGCACCTGCTCGGACTGTTCCCTGAGATCACGACCGCCCTGGTGATGGTCCAGGCGGAAGTGGCCGACCGGCTCGCCGCACCGCCCGGCAGCCGCACCTACGGAGTACCGAGTGTGAAGGCCCGCTACCACGGCCGTGTGACTCGCGCAGGCGCGGTGGGGCGCAACGTGTTCTGGCCCGAACCCAAGGTCGAGTCCGGACTCGTGCGCATCGAGCGCACCGACGACTATCCGATCGACCCGGTGTTCCGGCAGACGGTGTTCGCCGTGATCGACGCGGCATTCGCGCAGCGCCGCAAGACGATGCGGTCGGCACTGGCCGGCTGGGCGGGCTCCCCGGCGGAGGCCGAGCGCCGGTTGCGCGCCGCCGACATCGATCCCGGCATCCGCGGTGAGAAACTCGGCGTCGACGACTTCGTGCGCCTGGCCCGCACCGTCTGACGGATCGCTCCGGTCGACTTCGACCCCGACCGACAGACTTCGATCGACGTCTGTCGGTCGAGATGAGGTTCGTCGGTAGGGAATCCGGTCCCACCCCGCCGCCTGAGGTGCGAGGAGCGCTTGAGCTCTCGGCGCGCAGTTCTCAGCTCGACGCCGCGCGCAGCTTCTCCAGCAGTTCCGGGGCGGCGTCCCGCAGGAAATCGTCCTGCGTCTCGCCACCGATCTGCACGAGTGCGACGTCGGTGAACCCGGCCTCCCAGAACGGCTTCACGGCGTCGACGATCTGATCGAGGTCGGGACCGCACGGGATGTTGGCGGCCACGTCGTCGGGGGTGACGTACTGGGTCGCGGCCGCGAAGCCCGCGGTGGTGCGGAGGTCGGCGTTGACATCCCAGCCGCCGGCGAACCACCGGAACTGGTCATGGGCCCGTTCGACGGCGGCATCGCGGTCCGGGCCCCAGCTGATCGGGATCTGCCCGATGGCACGCGTGCTCTTGCCGTCGATCGTCCCCGTGGCCGCCTGCGCGTTCCAGGAGGAGACCAGGTCGGCGTTCGGTTCGACCGCGATCAGATGGTCGGCCAGCGGACCGAAGGTCTCGATCCCGGCGTCGCCGGCCACCGCGACGCCGATCGGCACGGGCTGCTCGGGGAGATCCCAGATGCGCGCGGCATCGACCTGGAAGAACTCACCACGGAAGTCGACGAGGTCGCCGGTGTGCAGTTTGCGGATGATCTCGATGGCCTCGGCGAGCATGTCCTGGCGGTCGGTGACCGCGGGCCAGCCCGCACCGACGACGTGCTCGTTGAGGTTCTCGCCCGAACCCAGCCCGAGGGTGAAGCGGCCGTCGGCGAGGATCTGCAGGGTCGCGGCCTTCTGCGCGATGATGGCCGGGTGGTAGCGGATCGTCGGGCAGGTCACGTAGGTCATCAGCTCGACGCGTTCGGTCGCGTGGGCCACCGCGCCCAGGACCGACCACGCGTACGGGGCGTGCCCCTGCGAGGACAGCCACGGGAAGTAGTGGTCGCTGGACACCTCGAAATCGAAACCGGCGCCCTCGGCGCCGATGGCAAAGCGGACGAGGTCCTTGGGGCCGGCCTGCTCGGTCATCAGGGTGTACCCGAATCGGGTTGTCATCAGATCTCCTCTGCGGGTCTCTCGTCGAGATCGGTCGCACCGGTGTAGCCAGCGAGCCGTTCGGGTAAACGGACGGCTCGCAGGTGCCCCCGACCCGGAAAGCTGGTGCAGATGACCAAGGCCAACGAGAGCGGTTCCGTCGACACCGTGTTGCTCGACGTCGACGGGACGCTGATCGACTCGACCTAC
The sequence above is drawn from the Gordonia rubripertincta genome and encodes:
- the metG gene encoding methionine--tRNA ligase encodes the protein MAPDLTSPDLSGPAEDGTSYGAGRPYYLTTAIAYPNGAPHIGHAYEYISADALARFKRLDGFDVRFLTGTDVHGQKMQQTAQAEGIPTAELANRNSDRFQSLQERLGSSFDRFIRTSDEDHKRASEELWKRMSDRGDIYLDKYSGWYDVRDETFYAEADTEINDAGERVASDTGHVVTWTEEETYFFRLSAYQDKLLELYEAQPDFIGPDVRRNEVISFVKGGLTDLSVSRTTFDWGVPVPDHPEHVMYVWVDALTNYLTGVGFPDDAATFERFWPADLHIIGKDIIRFHCVYWPAFLMSAGVELPKRVFAHGFLFNKGEKMSKSVGNVVDPENLIDEFGLDPVRYFFLREVSYGQDGSYSTEAIVSRINADLSNEFGNLAQRTLSMIGKYFDGVVPAVADLTDTDKALLDRADSLLGTVREHFDNQAIHLGLEALWSTLAETNRYISAQEPWKLAKTDLDRTGTVLYVCAEVVRIVAVLSQPVMPESSNKVLDLLAVGDDRQFSAVATRLAAGTALPKPSPVFPRYEN
- a CDS encoding HEAT repeat domain-containing protein; the protein is MLIGEVARRSGVSTRMLRHYDALGLVRPTGRTTGGYREYSDADIERLLHVESLRSLGLSLRDVGRALDDPSFAPDALMEKLIQDTRDRMAADARLLNRLQQIRVTGADDWPAVLDVVGLLRAVHSEHPAHRQRAALRAGEAGLSAEALTDALLAESDENVAGALRWALAQTPGALDQLAARLTDGDATVRRRVTTALTAIDDARATAVLEASLTDPDPAVRRTVALTLGRRGVDTAVDVLVELVAAGDRDVEAAEILAAQDDNGGIVARLVDRLGADPDPSVRLRLVQALAEITGDAASRTLTELADDADETVARTARAIGSFRSR
- a CDS encoding HEAT repeat domain-containing protein, whose amino-acid sequence is MTQTITAALHAPDPSTRLRAALAAGTQPDPLLTGDLVARCGVEEDFFVRDMLTWALTRLPAEVTVPRLVGELVSDLPQARSQALHTLSKVGDRSAWPAVTTALLHDADPEVARTAWRAAVALVPSGEEPALAGELARELGRGPIDVQRSLSRALAALGEASLDALATARRHREPRVRAHAEATARLLDDPDSDFASALEHATRMTNTCASVEDSSPPC
- a CDS encoding glycoside hydrolase family 65 protein; translated protein: MSADKPHGFEIHPWQLKWSGGVDLDMLGRTETLFALSNGHIGLRGTFEEGEPVDHPGTYLNGFYELRGLPYAESGYGYPESGQTVVNVTDGKIIRLLVEDEPMDLRYGRTEEHERTLDFRTGTLRRHTLWTSPTGRTVRIKSERLVSFTKRTIAAIRYEVEPVDEDMKLVLQSDLLANEPVPAPGNDPRLAAALDAPLVSDLATCRNYWGMLVHHTKQSGLHIAAGMDHEIYFPDKADTFIRADGDLARLTIAANVPKGKSLTLTKYMGYGWSARRSVPALRAQVDAALAMAMETGWDSLKADQVRYLEDFWRDADIELDGDPELQQAVRFALFHVLQAGARGQSRAIPAKGLTGPGYDGHTFWDTESFILPMLTYTVPAAAGEELRWRHATMDKAKARAAELGQRGAMFPWRSINGDECSGYWPAGTAGVHVSADIANATARYLRATDDEQFETECGVELLVETARLFAGLGHHDVNGKFRIDGVTGPDEYTAVVNNNVFTNLAAQQNLRDAVAAVHRRPDLAEQFGVTTAEAAHWESCADDMSIPYDEALGVHQQCESFTLLGAWDFESSVGRYPLLLNYPYYDLYRKQVVKQADLVYATYLFGDSFTAEQKLRNFDYYYPITVRDSSLSACCEAVTAAEVGYLDLAYDLLAESVFTDLHDLHNNVNSGLHIAALAGAWTDCVAGFGGMRDFGGQITFAPRLPSRLTYMSFRMIVRESKFVVAVDKEHATYRLLSGPPIDLSHHGEKFTLTSAPVSMKIPDLEYREPPKAPPGCEPYRREI
- a CDS encoding HAD family hydrolase, with the protein product MLGLPEVITVALFDLDGVLTETAVLHRKAWKKTFDAFLADRAGGVDAPGFVEFTDQDYLDYVDGRPREDGVRAFLASRGITDVDPATVAAIGNGKNDMFLVSLAEDGGHAYPGSVRYLNAARDAGLRIAVVTSSKNGGPVLEAADLSGFVEVRVDGLEIAARGLNGKPAPDSYLLGAELMGVEPAAAAVFEDAISGVQAGSAGKFGYVVGIDRVGGGQAEAMRAAGADIVVNDLDELLPA
- a CDS encoding GntR family transcriptional regulator; this translates as MPPGPLHRTQLAVEVADYLRTRIMTGVLRPGDFVRLDETASVLGCSVTPVREALATLRGEGLVKQSLHRGFIVETLTRGDIVDIFWMQAELSARLASHAAQNPHLNEHLGELAALVDDLETAVDSGRADQVLSAEFAFHRKVHLMAESKKLAWFQYSASKYNPLQLYSSDTEWGLSAAASHRRLIELLREGDTAGIKAEIVAAFEDARDRLIAQLESIGFWDGGRSPAPGAQSVSSA
- a CDS encoding PhzF family phenazine biosynthesis protein, encoding MTRRFAQVDVFSSTGTEGNPVAVVVDGGGPGAPIAEDRMAAFARWTNLSETTFVLPPTDPAADYKLRIFTPGGELPFAGHPTLGSAHAWLTSGGRPKGEDVVQECGVGLVRIRRSGPRLAFAAPPLRRSGPVDADTVDEVVAALGVDPGEVLAAEWVDNGPEWMVIQLGSGERVLEVRPDIPALGRHEVGLLGLYSSGDVFAEVRAFVPGIGVPEDPVTGSLNAGIATWLRSTGQAPESYVAAQGAAIGRAGRVHVHDDGENIWAGGDTATVIEGTVAL
- a CDS encoding TatD family hydrolase, whose amino-acid sequence is MSDASDAAAGPPTGATADAPAETLSNKAAKKRRRREPPPDPTPLPGLVDAHTHLAACGGRDAESVRAILDHAQAVGVDQVVTVADDMVDARWAVAAAEWDDRVYAAVALHPMHAGDLNDETAAELEQMVRHPRVVAVGETGLDYYWPGKSDDCASPEVQHETFRWHIDLAKRVGKPLMIHNREADRDLLDILAAEGAPETVIMHCFSGDRNVARECVDRGYILSFAGTVSFANADELRVAAELVPDEQILVETDAPFLTPHPYRGQPNQSYCLPYTARAIAEVRGVSEEGMARLLGINARRAYNIPLP